A window from Macaca nemestrina isolate mMacNem1 chromosome 8, mMacNem.hap1, whole genome shotgun sequence encodes these proteins:
- the LOC105488421 gene encoding lymphocyte antigen 6K isoform X2, whose protein sequence is MALLALLLVVALPRVWTDLNLTARQQDPEDTPQTDEGDDRVWCHVCERENTFECENPRRCQWTEPYCVIAAVTTPRPTFPVHVDRPYHAEASPSPKQHSTHRPGPRPPDPHLVPQLSVHL, encoded by the exons ATGGCGCTGCTCGCCTTGCTCCTGGTCGTGGCCCTACCGCGGGTGTGGACAGACCTCAACCTGACTGCGAGACAACAAGATCCGGAGGACACCCCGCAGACGG ACGAAGGTGACGATAGAGTGTGGTGTCACGTTTGTGAGAGAGAAAACACTTTTGAGTGCGAGAACCCGAGGAGGTGCCAATGGACAGAGCCATACTGCGTTATAGCGGCCGTGA CGACCCCTAGACCCACATTCCCAGTGCATGTGGACAGGCCATACCACGCAGAAGCCAGCCCTTCCCCAAAGCAGCATTCAACACACAGGCCTGGCCCTCGTCCTCCCGACCCCCACTTGGTGCCCCAATTGAGTGTGCACCTTTGA
- the LOC105488421 gene encoding lymphocyte antigen 6K isoform X1, whose amino-acid sequence MALLALLLVVALPRVWTDLNLTARQQDPEDTPQTDEGDDRVWCHVCERENTFECENPRRCQWTEPYCVIAAVKIFPRFFIISKQCSASCAAIEIPKPEEKRFLLEEPLPFFYLKCCKTRYCNLQGPAINTSSFKEYAGSVGDSCGGLGLAVLLLLVSIAAGLSLP is encoded by the exons ATGGCGCTGCTCGCCTTGCTCCTGGTCGTGGCCCTACCGCGGGTGTGGACAGACCTCAACCTGACTGCGAGACAACAAGATCCGGAGGACACCCCGCAGACGG ACGAAGGTGACGATAGAGTGTGGTGTCACGTTTGTGAGAGAGAAAACACTTTTGAGTGCGAGAACCCGAGGAGGTGCCAATGGACAGAGCCATACTGCGTTATAGCGGCCGTGA AAATATTTCCACGTTTTTTCATAATTTCGAAGCAATGCTCCGCTAGTTGTGCAGCGATTGAGATACCCAAGCCAGAGGAGAAGCGGTTTCTCCTGGAAGAGCCCCTGCCCTTCTTTTACCTCAAGTGTTGTAAAACTCGCTACTGCAATTTACAGGGGCCGGCTATCAACACATCATCGTTCAAAGAATATGCTGGGAGTGTGGGTGACAGCTGTGGTGGGCTGGGGCTGGCCGTCCTCCTGCTGCTGGTCTCCATTGCAGCCGGCCTTAGCCTGCCTTGA